The following are encoded in a window of Spodoptera frugiperda isolate SF20-4 chromosome 3, AGI-APGP_CSIRO_Sfru_2.0, whole genome shotgun sequence genomic DNA:
- the LOC118274146 gene encoding sorting nexin-27 isoform X1 produces the protein MAETETDNNSIIRSERNNRNTVPANGPRRVTIYKTETGFGFNVRGQVSEGGQLRSINGELYAPLQHVSAVLENGAAEQAGIRKGDRILEVNGVNVEGSTHRQVVDLIKSGGDCLTLTVISVTQREAERLEPCDDGSAPVGVIGGAANSRATVYQRYDYTDKRSLPVSIPDYRIVMERNTGRSYVAFNVHMAGRHLCSRRYREFAALHHTLRKEFLGFNFPKLPGKWPFTLSEQQLDGRRRGLEQYLEKVCAVRVIAESDAVQEFLTDSDDSSNPTPVDLKVLLPDKEVVTVSVLKSTNADDVYRAVCEKIGLSKSVQKYFYLFEIVEYNFERKLQPNECPHSLYIQNYSTASSSCLSIRKWLFNPRTEISVVAEDSTAAAFIFWQAVEDVNRGVCVAGARLYQLKALQDVRRAADYLSLARSLPGYGHVSFPAARAERSECRAATALCVLLGWPGLALQAPDPEPARPAAPPAEIPWRNVRDWRADDEAAAARITYTRNDNHTRTLTLYTPYYQFLCNCMDRIAEEANWVDTGE, from the exons ATGGCTGAGACAGAAACCGATAATAACAGTATTATCAGATCCGAAAGAAATAATAGGAATACAGTGCCTGCCAATGGACCCCGTCGCGTTACTATCTATAAAACTGAGACCGGATTTGGTTTTAACGTGCGCGGTCAAGTGTCTGAAGGGGGGCAGTTGAGATCGATTAACGGTGAACTTTATGCTCCTCTGCAGCATGTCAGCGCTGTGCTGGAGAATGGGGCGGCTGAGCAAGCTGGCATCAGGAAGGGAGACCGCATACTTGAAGT CAATGGCGTGAACGTGGAAGGTTCCACACACAGACAAGTGGTGGACCTCATCAAGTCTGGAGGCGACTGTCTCACTCTCACCGTCATCTCTGTCACACAGAGA GAAGCAGAACGCCTAGAGCCATGCGACGACGGTTCAGCGCCTGTGGGCGTCATCGGCGGCGCTGCCAATTCCCGCGCCACCGTGTACCAACGTTACGACTACACCGACAAACGTTCCCTCCCTGTATCCATCCCGGACTATCGTATAGTGATGGAGAGGAATACAGGGAGGTCTTACGTCGCCTTCAACGTGCATATGGCCGGCAGACACCTATGTAGCAGACGGTACAGAGAATTCGCGGCGTTACATCATACTCTTAGAAAGGAATTTTTAG GTTTCAACTTCCCTAAACTACCTGGCAAATGGCCGTTCACGTTAAGTGAGCAACAGTTGGATGGCAGGAGGAGAGGGCTTGAACAGTATTTGGAAAAG GTATGCGCAGTCAGGGTGATAGCAGAGTCAGATGCTGTCCAAGAATTCCTAACAGATTCTGACGACTCCTCAAATCCCACCCCAGTAGACCTGAAAGTTCTCCTTCCTGACAAGGAAGTGGTAACAGTCAGTGTACTCAAGTCTACGAACGCTGATGATGTGTACAGAGCGGTTTGCGAGAAGATTGGCCTATCGAAGTCGGTGCAGAAATACTTCTATTTGTTCGAGATTGTTGAGTATAATTTTG AACGTAAACTCCAACCGAACGAGTGTCCTCACTCGCTATACATACAGAACTACTCGACGGCGTCCAGCAGTTGTCTCTCAATACGCAAGTGGCTGTTTAACCCTCGCACTGAAATATCCGTCGTCGCTGAGGATTCTACTGCCGCCGCGTTTATATTCTGGCAG GCTGTAGAAGACGTAAACCGCGGCGTATGCGTGGCCGGCGCTCGACTGTACCAGCTGAAGGCGCTACAAGACGTGAGACGTGCGGCAGACTACCTGTCCCTAGCGCGCAGCCTGCCGGGGTACGGGCACGTGTCGTTCCCGGCGGCGCGCGCCGAGCGCTCGGAGTGCCGCGCGGCCACGGCGCTGTGCGTGCTGCTGGGCTGGCCGGGGCTGGCGCTGCAGGCGCCCGACCCCGAgcccgcgcgccccgccgcgccgcccgctgAGATCCCCTGGAGGAACGTCAGGGACTGGCGCGCTGACGATGAAGCCGCCGCCGCTCGCATCACTTACACGAGAAATGATAACCACACACGTACCCTCACACTCTATACGCCATAT TATCAATTCTTATGCAACTGCATGGACAGAATAGCCGAAGAAGCAAACTGGGTAGACACTGGGGAATAA
- the LOC118274146 gene encoding sorting nexin-27 isoform X2, giving the protein MSVQRGGVGSFRYCFYYCATTDFEIYDLETEDSAKDASNGVNVEGSTHRQVVDLIKSGGDCLTLTVISVTQREAERLEPCDDGSAPVGVIGGAANSRATVYQRYDYTDKRSLPVSIPDYRIVMERNTGRSYVAFNVHMAGRHLCSRRYREFAALHHTLRKEFLGFNFPKLPGKWPFTLSEQQLDGRRRGLEQYLEKVCAVRVIAESDAVQEFLTDSDDSSNPTPVDLKVLLPDKEVVTVSVLKSTNADDVYRAVCEKIGLSKSVQKYFYLFEIVEYNFERKLQPNECPHSLYIQNYSTASSSCLSIRKWLFNPRTEISVVAEDSTAAAFIFWQAVEDVNRGVCVAGARLYQLKALQDVRRAADYLSLARSLPGYGHVSFPAARAERSECRAATALCVLLGWPGLALQAPDPEPARPAAPPAEIPWRNVRDWRADDEAAAARITYTRNDNHTRTLTLYTPYYQFLCNCMDRIAEEANWVDTGE; this is encoded by the exons ATGTCGGTCCAAAGAGGCGGGGTTGGAAGCTTTCGATACTGTTTCTACTATTGTGCAACCACAGACTTTGAGATATATGACTTGGAGACCGAAGATTCTGCGAAGGATGCTAG CAATGGCGTGAACGTGGAAGGTTCCACACACAGACAAGTGGTGGACCTCATCAAGTCTGGAGGCGACTGTCTCACTCTCACCGTCATCTCTGTCACACAGAGA GAAGCAGAACGCCTAGAGCCATGCGACGACGGTTCAGCGCCTGTGGGCGTCATCGGCGGCGCTGCCAATTCCCGCGCCACCGTGTACCAACGTTACGACTACACCGACAAACGTTCCCTCCCTGTATCCATCCCGGACTATCGTATAGTGATGGAGAGGAATACAGGGAGGTCTTACGTCGCCTTCAACGTGCATATGGCCGGCAGACACCTATGTAGCAGACGGTACAGAGAATTCGCGGCGTTACATCATACTCTTAGAAAGGAATTTTTAG GTTTCAACTTCCCTAAACTACCTGGCAAATGGCCGTTCACGTTAAGTGAGCAACAGTTGGATGGCAGGAGGAGAGGGCTTGAACAGTATTTGGAAAAG GTATGCGCAGTCAGGGTGATAGCAGAGTCAGATGCTGTCCAAGAATTCCTAACAGATTCTGACGACTCCTCAAATCCCACCCCAGTAGACCTGAAAGTTCTCCTTCCTGACAAGGAAGTGGTAACAGTCAGTGTACTCAAGTCTACGAACGCTGATGATGTGTACAGAGCGGTTTGCGAGAAGATTGGCCTATCGAAGTCGGTGCAGAAATACTTCTATTTGTTCGAGATTGTTGAGTATAATTTTG AACGTAAACTCCAACCGAACGAGTGTCCTCACTCGCTATACATACAGAACTACTCGACGGCGTCCAGCAGTTGTCTCTCAATACGCAAGTGGCTGTTTAACCCTCGCACTGAAATATCCGTCGTCGCTGAGGATTCTACTGCCGCCGCGTTTATATTCTGGCAG GCTGTAGAAGACGTAAACCGCGGCGTATGCGTGGCCGGCGCTCGACTGTACCAGCTGAAGGCGCTACAAGACGTGAGACGTGCGGCAGACTACCTGTCCCTAGCGCGCAGCCTGCCGGGGTACGGGCACGTGTCGTTCCCGGCGGCGCGCGCCGAGCGCTCGGAGTGCCGCGCGGCCACGGCGCTGTGCGTGCTGCTGGGCTGGCCGGGGCTGGCGCTGCAGGCGCCCGACCCCGAgcccgcgcgccccgccgcgccgcccgctgAGATCCCCTGGAGGAACGTCAGGGACTGGCGCGCTGACGATGAAGCCGCCGCCGCTCGCATCACTTACACGAGAAATGATAACCACACACGTACCCTCACACTCTATACGCCATAT TATCAATTCTTATGCAACTGCATGGACAGAATAGCCGAAGAAGCAAACTGGGTAGACACTGGGGAATAA
- the LOC118274146 gene encoding sorting nexin-27 isoform X3 gives MFNNMHCLYEPKFQRNETGKGRYTLLDTSNGVNVEGSTHRQVVDLIKSGGDCLTLTVISVTQREAERLEPCDDGSAPVGVIGGAANSRATVYQRYDYTDKRSLPVSIPDYRIVMERNTGRSYVAFNVHMAGRHLCSRRYREFAALHHTLRKEFLGFNFPKLPGKWPFTLSEQQLDGRRRGLEQYLEKVCAVRVIAESDAVQEFLTDSDDSSNPTPVDLKVLLPDKEVVTVSVLKSTNADDVYRAVCEKIGLSKSVQKYFYLFEIVEYNFERKLQPNECPHSLYIQNYSTASSSCLSIRKWLFNPRTEISVVAEDSTAAAFIFWQAVEDVNRGVCVAGARLYQLKALQDVRRAADYLSLARSLPGYGHVSFPAARAERSECRAATALCVLLGWPGLALQAPDPEPARPAAPPAEIPWRNVRDWRADDEAAAARITYTRNDNHTRTLTLYTPYYQFLCNCMDRIAEEANWVDTGE, from the exons ATGTTCAATAATATGCATTGTTTGTATGAACCTAAGTTCCAACGAAATGAAACTGGCAAAGGAAGATACACACTGCTGGATACTAG CAATGGCGTGAACGTGGAAGGTTCCACACACAGACAAGTGGTGGACCTCATCAAGTCTGGAGGCGACTGTCTCACTCTCACCGTCATCTCTGTCACACAGAGA GAAGCAGAACGCCTAGAGCCATGCGACGACGGTTCAGCGCCTGTGGGCGTCATCGGCGGCGCTGCCAATTCCCGCGCCACCGTGTACCAACGTTACGACTACACCGACAAACGTTCCCTCCCTGTATCCATCCCGGACTATCGTATAGTGATGGAGAGGAATACAGGGAGGTCTTACGTCGCCTTCAACGTGCATATGGCCGGCAGACACCTATGTAGCAGACGGTACAGAGAATTCGCGGCGTTACATCATACTCTTAGAAAGGAATTTTTAG GTTTCAACTTCCCTAAACTACCTGGCAAATGGCCGTTCACGTTAAGTGAGCAACAGTTGGATGGCAGGAGGAGAGGGCTTGAACAGTATTTGGAAAAG GTATGCGCAGTCAGGGTGATAGCAGAGTCAGATGCTGTCCAAGAATTCCTAACAGATTCTGACGACTCCTCAAATCCCACCCCAGTAGACCTGAAAGTTCTCCTTCCTGACAAGGAAGTGGTAACAGTCAGTGTACTCAAGTCTACGAACGCTGATGATGTGTACAGAGCGGTTTGCGAGAAGATTGGCCTATCGAAGTCGGTGCAGAAATACTTCTATTTGTTCGAGATTGTTGAGTATAATTTTG AACGTAAACTCCAACCGAACGAGTGTCCTCACTCGCTATACATACAGAACTACTCGACGGCGTCCAGCAGTTGTCTCTCAATACGCAAGTGGCTGTTTAACCCTCGCACTGAAATATCCGTCGTCGCTGAGGATTCTACTGCCGCCGCGTTTATATTCTGGCAG GCTGTAGAAGACGTAAACCGCGGCGTATGCGTGGCCGGCGCTCGACTGTACCAGCTGAAGGCGCTACAAGACGTGAGACGTGCGGCAGACTACCTGTCCCTAGCGCGCAGCCTGCCGGGGTACGGGCACGTGTCGTTCCCGGCGGCGCGCGCCGAGCGCTCGGAGTGCCGCGCGGCCACGGCGCTGTGCGTGCTGCTGGGCTGGCCGGGGCTGGCGCTGCAGGCGCCCGACCCCGAgcccgcgcgccccgccgcgccgcccgctgAGATCCCCTGGAGGAACGTCAGGGACTGGCGCGCTGACGATGAAGCCGCCGCCGCTCGCATCACTTACACGAGAAATGATAACCACACACGTACCCTCACACTCTATACGCCATAT TATCAATTCTTATGCAACTGCATGGACAGAATAGCCGAAGAAGCAAACTGGGTAGACACTGGGGAATAA